From the genome of Carassius auratus strain Wakin chromosome 29, ASM336829v1, whole genome shotgun sequence:
tttaaataatttgaaaatgcatTCATGTCACTTCCTACAGACATGAATATGCTAAAATATTCAAGATTAGGAGGtcattgaaaaaaattaattcacttaatatttacaaaatattttaccaAATTTATATATTAGAACATAATAAATGTACTTATACTTTGTAtttctaattaattatattatcaacttagaaactatttattaaataagagtgttttcttgtaaaacatgctttaatacactttttttatttacaaatttggaAAATCAGTTTTTATAGTGCgattacacacgcacacacacactttattttttaatgacattagtgttatagaatgattttttttatcgAAACCATAGTTTTTAActtgaataaaaaatgaataaaaaattaatctcACCTTCtgttatacattataatatttctattatattaatattttatattaatatgctaTAACAATGCAaagtatttaactttttattataatcttttttatttacaactttcaatatatatatatgtgtatgtgtgtgtgtgtgtatgtatgtagaataatacaaattattttattgaaatcataattttttacttgaattaaagatgaatatgttttgttaaaattcTTATTTCTAAGTTATCTCTcctatatgatatgatatatatttatcacaagtaaatattttaattcatatttacttaataatatacttaataatttatttgcattatttattttttcttgtctttttggTCAATTACAATTACtgaatattggattttttttataatatcacaTATTTTTCTCACACAGTATAAATGGAtctttatatacaaaaataaatagctGCCTCTATATTTTAGGTAGTGGGTCCCTCACAATTGGGTCATCATATATGAAGGTCCTTGACTTAAAAAAGTTTGTAAACCCCTGATTTAATGAAAAATGTCCTAAATTAACCTGAATTTAATCtcttctgtctctttttctctgtctcatGCAAGTGGTTTTGTATCTGCTGCAAATGCATTTTGAACGGTGTTTGCATATGTGTGAGGATGGCAGACAAAATCAGGCCTACCGCAAAAAAGCAAGTCCATCTGATTGTCCCATTTTTCTAACCTCCCTCTCAGTCAGCTGGAGGGATAAACAAGCCGTGATGATATTCAGAAGAAAGGCGTCACTCTACTGATCTCGGGTCTGGCTCACTGCACCGGAGACCGGGAGTCAGTTTTCAGACTCAGTTATTTTAACAGCCAGTGGGAAAATCTGAACAGCACTGCTAACCTTCTGTGGCCGTTATAGCACAGGAAGGGCTTTCACAAAACAGTGTACAGGTCAGAACCCTGTCAGAGGAAGTTTTAGTCGAGGCAGACTGGCTGTGGTAGGGTTTGGATGGATGGACCGGCTACAAATGAATATGCAGGAAGGATTAATCGAGGCCCATTTTTAGAAGTGTGTGCTGAGGGTAGATTACACTGTCTAAATTTGATCTCTtaccaattaataaaataaaaagtgccaGAGAAAGTGCATATGAATGAGAAATGTTCAGAGAATCTCAGATTATCACTAGCAGCATCAGAGGTTGTTAGTTATACCTGAGGctataaatgtcatttaattcAGGGATTTACAAAAAGTATATATTACGACAAACTTAAACTTTacttttaacaatttaacaacttTTTATATATTACCTGAATATGCTAAATGCAGTATTTTTACTTCTCTTTTTATTAGAAATCTAGAGATtaaatcatgattattttactttactctCATGTATGATATTCATGTTTTACAATCATGTTatacttaatataaaatattttccagaaaatatgttcataatctattttaaaatatcctTGTAATTGACAATATTTTTATcatgtcatttattcatttagtcagCTTTACTCAAATGGCATCTAATATTAGCCTTGTAAATTGAACCAAATAATCattaatttcatattaatttaatcaaGTATCAGTATTTAATGAAATGTGAACActcctgaatttatttattattttattctattaaaataattatttctcatTATATGTTATGCcaacagtatatttttttaatgtatttatatagttatttgtttcatacatttgattcattttatttttgccttttttatttttggtcagccttggttttgatcaaaacaaaaataattaaaatgtgtttacaagAAAATTGTGCTTGTCTGTGGACCCTCATGCTGGTTGTGGGAAATTGGTTCAAAGCTCAACCAAAGCAAGGTGCATGTTAGcaaaatacttttatttctgaACAATTACTCACTTGTGAGCAAAGCCGTCTGAATTGGTGGTGAGGTTGACCTGCATCACGCTCTGAAATTCAGTTTCGTTGCAGCAATACTTGAAGGCTGTGTTGTTATGGTGACAGCAGAACATGTAGGTCTTGTTGTCCGAGAGTCGAGGGCAGTGGAAACCAAAGTGATAGCGCCCCTTGTGGTCGGAGTAAGGTTCACAGACTCTGAAATGTGCTGAGAGAGCTGCAGAGAGATAAAACATGAGGATGAGGGAATAAAGCAAGTCATTCATGGGTCGATAGAGCTGGGTGATTTCAAACAGCTCGTGATCTGATTCAAGGTAGGATGAATGACTTCTGATTTGTGCTAGATAGAGCTTATTGGGGTGGAACAGAGGGAGAGATTTACAGAGCAGATCTTTCATGTCTTTAGTAACTGGCTGCTAAATGCTGCCAGATTCATTTAATACGTCCTTTCTGACTTTCAGAAGTCTGTCACGTGGCAGATTTCAACTCCAGAACCACATGCACTGCAAAAGTGACAGTTTATAATATCATAAGTGACATAACAACATGTTCGTCTCGTGCAGACTCTCAACTCATGAACttactcactgtcaaacaatccTGGCAGCAGTAAATGCTCAGATAATGAAGTTTGCAGAATCTTGGAAACATTTTAATGTCAAGGCAAATAAATGAGCAAGTATCTTGGccattcctcttttttttttctatgaaaaatGCTGTGCTCATCAGCAGTGTCCATTGACTTGATTCTAAAGTGCACCTGCTCCTCTCTAAAGCTTCATATAGAGCTTTATGGAAAAGAAGAAAGCACTGTGCTATCATTTGCATATAGATGAGAGCAGTCTGAGAATGCACTATTGGTGAGTGGAATGGACAGGAACACTAGAGTTGGATCTCAGTGAATTTGATGGACCTCACTTTCAGTTTTTTCAGTATTAATATTTGTGCCAGAGGTGTTGTTGCTCTGAACTGTACACCCGAGTGTCAGTACTGTTGTGGGAGAAATTGCTGAGATTTTATGCActgtgatatatttatatatctgtgaaaaatagggatgcacgataatatcggcacaatatcggtatcggccgataaaagcttaaaatgaccattatcggtatcggccgatatgaatatttctgccgatgagccaaaccgatattctccaagtgaaataattgacctgtttttcagatgtgaatgtctgtctacatttgtaaaaataataaatttatggtagaatcagtacagaagagatacatggatttctcttcagtaaaattaaagtttaaatatatcagtatatatttgtatatatatcggtatcggcatcggccaaaattattttgaaaatatcggcatatcgaatatcggccaaaatccaatatcgtgcatccctagtgaaaaaacaaacaaacagcagaacCATTTTTGACTCTTTTAACTTGtaagtgcatatttctctcctgattcagatgatacTTTTttgatagacttttttttttttttttttttttttttacaaatatgcagcttttaCTCCACAAGATGTTAATCGATTGTGtagattacttttggattattgtaatgtttttatcagatgtttgaaatctcattctgacggcacccattcactgtagaggatccattggcaAGTGATGGCAGGCaatgtaatttctccaaatctgttctgatgaagaaacaaactcgtctaTATCTTGCTGTGGGTGAATACATATTCAGCTATTTTTCAGCTATTTCTTTAAGTCTTCCAGTTATTTCAAGGCAATTATTCTGATTCACATGAGGACAATAAATGAGCAAAGAAGGGGTTTAGGCCTGGAAAAGACTCGCAAGAACTGGAATAGAAACAATAACTTTAATGTTAACTGCTATGAATCGAAAGTTGAATAAGAGAGGCAAAAATATTATGACACAGGAAACTATTTAATGTTTGCCACATTTGACCCCTCGCTAATGACCAAAACGTCTAATTACGTGAGCATGCAAGCATACAGAGAGACTGGTAATGATCGGAATAAATCAGCGCTGACAGCAACGTGGGCCAAAGAGCCCTCCAGTGCCACCTTTCACCCCATAAAGAGCCCAGTATTACAGGGGAAGTTATTTGGCAGTGCTCAGGTTATGTATCCATCAACCAAACAGGCAAAAAGTCAGGCAATAAGCACGTCTTTAATATTTCGAAAGGGGGaataaagaacaaaagaaaaacccGGGGTGTGAAATGAAAGCCACCTGTTggcgatttattttttattttccaccATGGCAGCAGgaatatttaagtgttttttatttttattttggtatgtCACATGATCAACACCCATATGGCTTTCTGCGCTGATGGGCAACACCTTGGTTCATGCTCATTTCACCAGAAGTAAAGTGAGAATGAAATGTGAATGTATGTGCGACGTCTACACCTATCTGACAGATCTGAAACCATAACATCAACCCTTGAAATCATATATGACCACAAAATCCATTTTCGGTGTGTACACTAAAACATCAGTaaggagaatgcattaaattgaacaaaagtaaTGACAGTAATGAtacttataatgttacaaacaaattctatttcaagtaaatgctgatcttttgatcaaaaatattgttttcaacagtggtaataaaaagaaatgtttcttgagcgtcaaatcaacatttgaatgatttctgaaggatcatgtgccactgaagacggcgtaatgatgctgaaaattcagctttataatcacaggaataaattatatatagaaaacaattaaattaaattgtaataatatttcacaatattactgtttttaatgcattttaatagtgTCTCAGTTTATGTGGCATTGTGTTGCAATTTGACGTTCTATCTCTTAGTTgtgactttattattttttaactgtatctcatgattaccttttttattttgtagtctAAGGTGCAAACAGGCTTCCAGCTTAATGATGGTTTGGTGCTAGTTTCATTAGTGAAATATTCATTACATTCAGTGATGTAATTACTGCCCTCAGCAGTCTGATGACAAATGATGAGAACATATTAGTCTTCAACGAAACCGATATAgcaaaacatgaataaatctaATGCAATTTTTAGCATGTAAAAAGCAACACcatggttatttatttatagcatttttattattttaattcagcacAATGTGTGTTGATGCAATATATGAATTGGtcctatatgtgaccctggaccacaaaaccagtcttaaatcacTGGGGTATATTCTTAGCATTAGCCGAAAACCAAATATCATGTTcagtgaagatattttgtaaattcctaccataaatatatcaaaacttaatttttgtttactaatatatattactaagaatttatttggacaaattcaaaggtgattttctcagtatttagatttttttttttgcacccttatattccagattttcaaatagttgtgtatGTCAGCCAAATATcatccgatcctaataaaccattaATCAATGGAATGCTTATTTATTCAACCTTCAGATTGTTTAAATCTCAATttggaaaacataaataaaataaaattgtggtccagggtcacacataataaataaaaacactaaactaaaatgtattgTTCCTTTGTTTAATCGTTCATTGAATTATTCAGTcacttttacagtaaaaataactactttatgCAACTAATATAGTCATATGAACAAATAGTCAAAAGCAACCAAGATTTAATTGACTTGTGCTCAGTAAGAGAGACAGATTATTTTAGTATCCTTTCAGACATAAAGTTTTTGATTCACTGAAGAAGAACGACTATTGGTTCCACTGTATGTTTTGTGAATTCCCAGGTTCCTTACAAGTGCGAAAGTACAGTGTTTTATCCATGTTGGTGAAAGAATGCACATTCAGGAACTGTAAACTGAACCAAAAGTCAAAAATCATACAGTTCAAATCCTGTTATAACAGCATAGTCTTCAGAGCTGGATCCAAACACACATCTGTCATCACCGTGGCCTTTAATATAATGGCAGAATCAGGCTTGAGGCTTTCATACTGGCGGTTTGTTTTATGGGAAATGGTTTTAGGTATGGAATTCATCTGAGGGCCATTTGATGAAATGTTCAGTGAGGATCTGTTGAGCAGATGAACAGTAGTAGCGGCTTATGCTTTGCATAAAGATTTCCATTTAGTGAGTTTTGCTGGGAAGTGAGTTGAAGAGTGAAAAAAGTAGATTAGATTCGGATTGAATTAAGTTGAATGTGAGTTGGATGGAAGCTGTTGAACCAGAGGTTTATTAAAAAGTCAGAAAAGACTTTCAGTACAGATGAGATCATTTGTATGTCAAATTCGCCAGAATGAACCATGTATGAATTCCACAGCTTCAAGTAGGTGATCTAATCTTCATCTGGGACCTCATAACAAAGgcaatgttattttataaaaaaatacaaatacatatagaaatatagtgtacaataatatatttgtttcttaTGGTCAGGAATGCATAATTTTATGACTAATAAGATTTACATAAATCGgacttttgcctttttttatgcAGGATGGTTAGTAGACCACAAATGGCAATTGCTTTTTTGGAATAAACGAATACAAATAATAATCTGCATATATCTCTCTGTATCATATTTTATAAATGAGGGTTTTATGATAGTATAATAATTGCATCCatcttttaattgcaattaatttttaattacaactatatatatatatatatatatatatatatatatatatatatatatatatatatatatatatataatttacacggTGGCCGAAAGAGCTCAACTtactgcaacttaagaaaacatgttcaaatagaaaaaacccccagcaaattaagaaaacctcttaatcagtttgacaacacgtgctgcaaatactcaaaaTACAGAAAATCGTTGCACAATAGAAATGACCCCTGCAACcattacgaaaattaaccatggattattatagtaaaattgtagtaaccatgttttttggcgtattgattaacatttgtataaccacattTGTACAAATACCATGTTCAAACTATTGTTATGATGTAGCAAAATCATGGTTAATCTGTGGTTACCATGATCTAACTAtagtaatcatgtttttttaGTAAAACCATTGTTAATTCTTGTAAGAGAAGTTGTAAAAGTTACATTAGCCATCTTTACATAATGTTTCACAGTTACAGAACTGTGTATTTTGTCAGCTTTAGGCTATTTAGGTTAATAATATCCCAAAAAGCTAAGGAATCACATGATCCggatgttaaaataaacaaaatcaccTTTCAGAGTAGAACTTGATAAGCATGACCCAGTCACTTGTTGCGGTTCCCTTACATTTCTGATGTGGTCTGTACATATTTACAGTGCGTTACTTATAtacatgaaattaatttatttttacattttaatattttatttaaaacaaatttttttatataatattaaatagcGTCTTTTTTGACTGTTTGCTCTGTTACTCAAAAATGGCAGTTGCTTCTTGGAACTGCTACACCAATGGTAACGATCTAATTTGTTAagaattttcagtttaatttgtgCATGCTATAATGGCCCAATGAATATGCTTTCACTACTCTAATTTGACCAATCTTTCACATCGCTTCGCATGCTAGGGTCCGTATAGGATCACTGTTCACACTTTGAGAGAGATAGATAAGAGCGAGCGCCATTTCTCtcaatctttaaaataaatcaagagTTAAATTAAAAGAGTTTCTGCCTAGTTCTAATCATGTCTGAGTCTGCATTTAAGATCCGGTCATGGCTTGTGGGGGCACGTGCCCTCGACTCAGCTCTCTCGCTGCTCCTAAAATGTAAAAGCGTAAACCTGCATCCGGAAATAATTTCATTGCAATAACTTGTTTGC
Proteins encoded in this window:
- the LOC113047779 gene encoding protein shisa-like-1a isoform X2, giving the protein MKDLLCKSLPLFHPNKLYLAQIRSHSSYLESDHELFEITQLYRPMNDLLYSLILMFYLSAALSAHFRVCEPYSDHKGRYHFGFHCPRLSDNKTYMFCCHHNNTAFKYCCNETEFQSVMQVNLTTNSDGFAHNNYTALIGVWIYGFFVMVLLALDFLYYSAMNYELCRVYLEKWGLGGRWLKQARSQWHSAAAQEGEHNMGSGLSHHQHARHSLRGEAQSPTRLTFQTSTA
- the LOC113047779 gene encoding protein shisa-like-1a isoform X1 produces the protein MKDLLCKSLPLFHPNKLYLAQIRSHSSYLESDHELFEITQLYRPMNDLLYSLILMFYLSAALSAHFRVCEPYSDHKGRYHFGFHCPRLSDNKTYMFCCHHNNTAFKYCCNETEFQSVMQVNLTTNSDGFAHNNYTALIGVWIYGFFVMVLLALDFLYYSAMNYELCRVYLEKWGLGGRWLKQARSQWHSAAAQEGEHNMGSGLSHHQHARHSLRGEAQSPTRLTFQTSTAW